The Streptomyces sp. DH-12 genome has a window encoding:
- a CDS encoding extracellular solute-binding protein, protein MTRTAPSRARVLVAALVLALLLAGCSSGGAREDGRITLRFQSLAWQQESVEATKDLVEEWNASHPEVRVEYVQGSWDSVHDQLLTSFEGGEAPDIVHDAADDLADFAYGGHLADLTELLPERLTSDIPPLAWESVTFGDGVYGVPFLQEPRVLIADAARLKESGVRVPTPARPWSWAEFREVTKELSGDGRYGVAWPLKEPVSATLNLSLSAGGRLFHRGADGKATVRFEEGDEVVPRTIHEQVNTDRSASPTTLGSGGSDTLPGLFAGKYAMVPLGFSYRQQIVQQAPEGFEWQVLPAPAGAAGLAQGVSPQTLSVAEDCPHKKEAVAFLDFLLQPRNMVRLALGDWMLPTGRRALADPALRTPEHGWATGTALAAHLRPAPARSVRGYPEWKDKVATPALQEYYSGAIGLGELRERLEKDGNLVLARYQR, encoded by the coding sequence ATGACACGGACGGCGCCTTCCCGGGCCCGCGTTCTCGTCGCGGCCCTCGTCCTCGCCCTGCTCCTCGCGGGCTGCTCCTCCGGCGGCGCCCGCGAGGACGGCCGGATCACCCTGCGCTTCCAGTCCCTGGCCTGGCAGCAGGAGTCGGTCGAGGCCACCAAGGACCTGGTCGAGGAGTGGAACGCCTCCCACCCCGAGGTCCGCGTGGAGTACGTCCAGGGCAGCTGGGACAGCGTCCACGACCAGCTCCTCACCTCCTTCGAGGGCGGCGAGGCCCCCGACATCGTCCACGACGCCGCCGACGACCTCGCCGACTTCGCGTACGGCGGCCACCTCGCCGACCTCACGGAGCTGCTGCCCGAGCGGCTGACCTCCGACATCCCGCCGCTCGCCTGGGAGTCCGTCACCTTCGGCGACGGCGTCTACGGCGTCCCCTTCCTCCAGGAGCCGCGCGTCCTCATCGCCGACGCCGCCCGCCTGAAGGAGTCCGGCGTCCGCGTCCCGACCCCCGCGCGCCCGTGGAGCTGGGCGGAGTTCCGCGAGGTGACGAAGGAACTGTCCGGCGACGGCAGGTACGGGGTGGCCTGGCCCCTCAAGGAGCCGGTGTCCGCCACCCTCAACCTCTCCCTCTCCGCGGGCGGCCGGCTCTTCCACCGGGGCGCCGACGGGAAGGCCACCGTGCGGTTCGAGGAGGGCGACGAGGTCGTCCCGCGCACGATCCACGAGCAGGTGAACACCGACCGCAGCGCCTCGCCCACCACCCTCGGCAGCGGCGGCTCCGACACCCTGCCCGGCCTCTTCGCGGGGAAGTACGCGATGGTGCCGCTCGGCTTCTCCTACCGCCAGCAGATCGTCCAGCAGGCGCCGGAGGGCTTCGAGTGGCAGGTGCTGCCCGCGCCGGCCGGGGCCGCCGGTCTCGCCCAGGGCGTCAGCCCGCAGACCCTGTCCGTCGCCGAGGACTGCCCCCACAAGAAGGAGGCGGTCGCCTTCCTGGACTTCCTGCTCCAGCCGCGGAACATGGTGCGCCTCGCGCTCGGCGACTGGATGCTGCCCACCGGCCGCCGGGCCCTCGCCGACCCGGCCCTGCGCACCCCCGAACACGGCTGGGCCACCGGCACGGCGCTCGCCGCCCACCTGCGCCCGGCGCCGGCCCGGTCCGTCCGGGGCTACCCGGAGTGGAAGGACAAGGTCGCCACCCCGGCGCTCCAGGAGTACTACAGCGGCGCGATCGGCCTCGGCGAGCTGCGGGAACGCCTGGAGAAGGACGGCAACCTGGTCCTCGCCCGCTACCAGCGCTGA
- a CDS encoding carbohydrate ABC transporter permease — MRTRPAARAGQYAALLAYLVFLAFPLVWLASTAFKPPTELAGLHPTWIPQDPTLANFRQAFDEQPLLRAALNSLLTASAAAVVAVAVATPMAYVMARHRGALVRAVTGWVVVSQAFPFVLLIIPLFLVLRNLRLIDSLPGLVLVHVVWALPFALWMLTGYVRAVPAELEEAAAVDGAGRLRTLVSVTAPLLAPGIAATALFAFVTAWNEFFFALVLLKTPEQQTLPVLLTRFIGAEGVADLGPLAAAAFLATLPSLLVFALIQRRITGSLLAGAVKG; from the coding sequence GTGAGGACCCGTCCCGCCGCCCGCGCCGGCCAGTACGCGGCCCTGCTCGCGTACCTGGTCTTCCTGGCCTTCCCGCTCGTCTGGCTGGCGTCCACCGCGTTCAAGCCGCCCACCGAGCTGGCCGGACTGCACCCCACCTGGATCCCGCAGGACCCCACCCTCGCCAACTTCCGCCAGGCCTTCGACGAGCAGCCGCTGCTGCGGGCCGCCCTCAACTCCCTGCTCACCGCGTCCGCCGCGGCCGTCGTCGCGGTCGCCGTGGCCACCCCAATGGCGTACGTCATGGCCCGCCACCGCGGCGCCCTCGTGCGGGCGGTGACCGGCTGGGTGGTGGTCAGCCAGGCGTTCCCGTTCGTGCTGCTGATCATCCCGCTGTTCCTGGTGCTGAGGAACCTGCGGCTGATCGACTCGCTGCCCGGTCTGGTGCTGGTCCACGTCGTCTGGGCGCTGCCCTTCGCCCTGTGGATGCTCACCGGGTACGTCCGCGCCGTGCCGGCCGAGCTGGAGGAGGCGGCGGCCGTGGACGGGGCCGGGCGGCTGCGCACCCTGGTGTCGGTGACCGCGCCGCTGCTCGCGCCGGGCATCGCCGCGACCGCGCTGTTCGCCTTCGTCACCGCGTGGAACGAGTTCTTCTTCGCCCTCGTCCTGCTGAAGACGCCGGAACAGCAGACGCTGCCGGTGCTCCTCACCCGCTTCATCGGGGCCGAGGGGGTCGCCGACCTCGGCCCGCTGGCAGCCGCCGCGTTCCTCGCGACGCTGCCCTCGCTGCTGGTGTTCGCGCTCATCCAGCGCCGGATCACCGGCTCCCTGCTCGCCGGGGCGGTGAAGGGCTGA
- a CDS encoding sugar ABC transporter permease — MTSVTEARRSESRAPGPGRPARRAVDHGPWFLVLPALIPILVLSVGPLLHGILLAFTDAQSGRTEPTRWIGTLNFQDLLQDTLFWESFRIGLVWAVGVTVPQFLLALGLALLLDQDLRLRWAARALAIVPWAMPEVVVGIMWRLTYNPDAGILNETLRDLGFGGDRDWLSGLATALPAVIVVGVWAGMPQTTVALLAGLQNTPRELHEAAAVDGAGAWRRFRTVTWPALRPVALAITALNLIWNFNSFALVYVLTSGGPGGRTRLPMLFAYEEAFRYGQFGYAAAMGCVMVAAISVLLAVFLAGRLKGGDAP, encoded by the coding sequence GTGACGTCGGTGACCGAGGCGAGGAGATCGGAGTCCCGCGCGCCCGGCCCGGGCCGCCCCGCGCGGCGTGCCGTCGACCACGGCCCGTGGTTCCTGGTGCTGCCCGCACTGATCCCGATCCTGGTGCTCAGCGTCGGCCCGCTCCTCCACGGCATCCTGCTGGCCTTCACCGACGCCCAGTCCGGCCGTACCGAGCCGACCCGCTGGATCGGCACCCTGAACTTCCAGGACCTGCTCCAGGACACCCTGTTCTGGGAGTCGTTCCGCATCGGGCTGGTGTGGGCGGTCGGCGTGACGGTCCCGCAGTTCCTGCTGGCGCTCGGCCTCGCCCTGCTGCTCGACCAGGACCTGCGGCTGCGCTGGGCGGCGCGCGCCCTGGCGATCGTGCCCTGGGCGATGCCCGAGGTGGTCGTCGGCATCATGTGGCGCCTCACGTACAACCCGGACGCCGGCATCCTCAACGAGACCCTGCGCGACCTCGGGTTCGGCGGCGACCGGGACTGGCTGAGCGGACTCGCCACCGCCCTGCCCGCGGTGATCGTCGTCGGCGTGTGGGCGGGCATGCCGCAGACCACGGTGGCGCTGCTCGCCGGACTCCAGAACACCCCGCGCGAGCTGCACGAGGCCGCCGCCGTGGACGGCGCCGGGGCCTGGCGCCGCTTCCGCACGGTCACCTGGCCGGCGCTGCGGCCCGTCGCCCTCGCCATCACGGCGCTCAACCTCATCTGGAACTTCAACTCCTTCGCCCTCGTCTACGTGCTGACCAGCGGCGGCCCCGGCGGACGCACCCGCCTGCCCATGCTGTTCGCCTACGAGGAGGCCTTCCGCTACGGCCAGTTCGGTTACGCGGCGGCGATGGGCTGCGTGATGGTCGCCGCGATCTCGGTCCTGCTCGCCGTGTTCCTCGCCGGCCGGCTGAAGGGAGGCGACGCGCCGTGA
- a CDS encoding aminoglycoside phosphotransferase family protein gives MDEARAREVLDTAGVLPRGAGDARLLALGENAVFAAGDLAVKVGRDAELLERARRGLAVAGWLAEQGVPAVRPAVSEALLVEGHPVTVWHRLPEPVRPAEPKDVAVLLRQVHALPPPPFVLPPRALLDGVERWLRLAGDAIDPADAAYLRERRDGFAAAAAALTPRLPRGPVHGDALPRNVHVGPDGPVLIDLETFSSDLREHDLVVMALAHDRYGLPDEAYASFTGTYGWDVREWEGCAVLRGARETASCAWVAQHAPGNPRALAEFRRRVASLRDGDETVRWYPF, from the coding sequence ATGGACGAGGCGCGGGCGCGGGAGGTTCTGGACACCGCGGGGGTGCTGCCCCGGGGTGCCGGGGACGCGCGGCTGCTGGCGCTCGGGGAGAACGCGGTGTTCGCCGCCGGGGACCTGGCCGTCAAGGTGGGCCGGGACGCCGAACTGCTGGAGCGGGCCCGCCGTGGGCTGGCCGTCGCCGGGTGGCTGGCGGAGCAGGGTGTGCCCGCCGTGCGGCCGGCCGTGTCCGAGGCGCTGCTGGTCGAGGGGCACCCGGTGACCGTGTGGCACCGGCTGCCGGAGCCGGTGCGGCCCGCCGAGCCGAAGGACGTGGCCGTGCTGCTGCGGCAGGTGCACGCGCTGCCCCCTCCCCCGTTCGTCCTGCCGCCCCGCGCGCTGCTGGACGGCGTGGAGCGCTGGCTGCGGCTCGCGGGCGACGCCATCGACCCGGCGGACGCGGCGTATCTGCGCGAGCGGCGCGACGGCTTCGCGGCGGCCGCCGCCGCGCTGACGCCCCGGCTGCCGCGCGGGCCCGTCCACGGCGACGCGCTGCCGCGCAACGTGCACGTCGGACCCGACGGCCCGGTGCTGATCGACCTGGAGACCTTCTCGTCGGACCTGCGGGAGCACGACCTGGTGGTGATGGCCCTCGCCCACGACCGCTACGGGCTGCCGGACGAGGCGTACGCGTCCTTCACCGGGACCTACGGCTGGGACGTGCGGGAGTGGGAGGGCTGTGCGGTGCTGCGCGGGGCGCGGGAGACCGCCAGCTGTGCCTGGGTCGCCCAGCACGCCCCGGGCAACCCCCGGGCGCTGGCGGAGTTCCGCCGCCGGGTGGCGTCCTTGCGGGACGGGGACGAGACCGTGCGCTGGTACCCGTTCTGA
- a CDS encoding 3'-5' exonuclease — MGWHRELLIGFDLETTGTDPREARIVTGAVIELREGEPLGRQEWLADPGVPIPEDAVAVHGISSERAAAEGRPAGQVADAIAGVLAAHWRSGVPVVAYNASFDLSLLSAELRRYGLPSLRDRLGGADPAPVIDPYTIDRAVDRYRRGKRTLEAVCAEYGVPLDAAHDATADALAAARLACAIAGRHPKVAALGPTELHRRQIEWHAAWAADFQSFLRRKGDPAALVDGTWPLREPAGEPV; from the coding sequence ATGGGCTGGCACCGGGAGCTGCTGATCGGCTTCGACCTGGAGACGACGGGGACGGACCCGCGCGAGGCGCGGATCGTCACGGGAGCCGTGATCGAGCTCCGGGAGGGGGAGCCGCTGGGGCGCCAGGAGTGGCTGGCCGACCCGGGCGTGCCGATCCCGGAGGACGCGGTCGCGGTCCACGGCATCAGCAGCGAGCGGGCGGCCGCCGAGGGGCGCCCCGCCGGCCAGGTGGCCGACGCCATCGCCGGCGTCCTCGCCGCCCACTGGCGGAGCGGCGTCCCGGTCGTCGCCTACAACGCCTCCTTCGACCTCAGCCTCCTCTCCGCCGAGCTGCGGCGGTACGGACTGCCGTCCCTGCGCGACCGTCTGGGCGGCGCCGACCCGGCCCCGGTCATCGACCCGTACACCATCGACCGCGCCGTCGACCGCTACCGCCGCGGCAAGCGCACCCTCGAAGCGGTCTGCGCGGAGTACGGCGTCCCCCTCGACGCGGCGCACGACGCGACGGCCGACGCCCTCGCCGCCGCCCGGCTGGCCTGCGCGATAGCCGGCCGCCACCCGAAGGTCGCGGCCCTCGGCCCGACGGAGCTGCACCGCCGGCAGATCGAGTGGCACGCGGCCTGGGCGGCGGACTTCCAGAGCTTCCTGCGCCGCAAGGGCGACCCGGCCGCCCTGGTCGACGGCACCTGGCCGCTGCGCGAACCGGCGGGCGAGCCCGTCTGA
- a CDS encoding SAV2148 family HEPN domain-containing protein, producing MGSGGLELPPGDEGHERSGSTDVPPGAVSLARPMDAGSIGPELDWGADAWREVRTRAQRAGRAYIWLNLVEQRLRAVVAAVLRPVYEPVHGDNWVVAAAGPAGQEWVQRAVAVREVSRRKGYLLDPADDNVLSFLTLPQLRELMVQHWPCFEPYLDDRRDVELALDELEVTRNVVSRNRALSEAVLNQAERASARLLEMLGAGGDVPSARRLPVDAVEDLVGDRYADVVAVHPDRVRLLRQFPAEDIFGGARRLDALGIGLNLLVQNFSGRRLVRLAESGCRVRLLFLNPASSAVKRRERELGIKRGELGRSVEMNILHMRRVRSRLRDPGAFEIQVYDETPRCTAYLVDGDGSDGVAVVQNHLRRTRGMEAPVLVLRNGTKVVKPGETEEGGLFPTYREEFEQMWADSRPVS from the coding sequence GTGGGCTCGGGAGGGCTGGAACTGCCCCCTGGTGACGAGGGTCACGAGAGGAGCGGCTCCACGGACGTCCCGCCCGGTGCGGTGTCCCTGGCACGGCCGATGGACGCGGGTTCGATCGGACCGGAGCTGGACTGGGGCGCGGACGCGTGGCGCGAGGTGCGCACGCGGGCGCAGCGGGCCGGCCGGGCCTACATCTGGCTGAACCTGGTCGAGCAGCGGCTGCGCGCGGTCGTCGCCGCCGTGCTGCGTCCGGTCTACGAGCCCGTGCACGGCGACAACTGGGTGGTCGCCGCCGCCGGGCCCGCCGGACAGGAGTGGGTGCAGCGCGCGGTCGCCGTGCGCGAGGTCAGCCGCCGCAAGGGCTATCTGCTCGATCCGGCCGACGACAACGTGCTGTCGTTCCTCACCCTGCCGCAGCTGCGCGAGCTGATGGTGCAGCACTGGCCGTGCTTCGAGCCGTACCTCGACGACCGCCGGGACGTCGAGCTGGCCCTGGACGAGCTGGAGGTCACCCGCAACGTGGTCTCCCGCAACCGGGCGCTGTCCGAGGCGGTGCTGAACCAGGCGGAGCGGGCCTCCGCGCGGCTGCTGGAGATGCTCGGCGCGGGCGGCGACGTGCCCTCGGCGCGCCGGCTGCCGGTGGACGCGGTCGAGGACCTGGTGGGCGACCGGTACGCGGACGTGGTCGCCGTCCACCCGGACCGGGTGCGGCTGCTGCGCCAGTTCCCGGCCGAGGACATATTCGGCGGGGCCCGCCGCCTCGACGCCCTCGGCATCGGCCTGAACCTGCTCGTGCAGAACTTCTCCGGCCGCCGGCTGGTGCGGCTGGCCGAGTCCGGCTGCCGGGTCCGGCTGCTGTTCCTCAACCCGGCCTCCAGCGCGGTCAAGCGGCGCGAGCGCGAACTGGGCATCAAGCGGGGCGAGCTGGGCCGGTCCGTGGAGATGAACATCCTCCACATGCGCCGCGTGCGGTCCCGGCTGCGCGACCCGGGCGCCTTCGAGATCCAGGTCTACGACGAGACGCCGCGCTGCACGGCCTACCTGGTGGACGGCGACGGCTCCGACGGCGTCGCCGTGGTGCAGAACCACCTGCGGCGCACCCGCGGCATGGAGGCGCCGGTGCTGGTGCTGCGCAACGGGACCAAGGTGGTCAAGCCGGGCGAGACCGAGGAGGGCGGTCTCTTCCCCACCTACCGCGAGGAGTTCGAACAGATGTGGGCGGATTCGCGGCCGGTGTCCTGA
- the glgX gene encoding glycogen debranching protein GlgX: MQVWPGEAYPLGATYDGAGTNFAVFTEAADRVELCLLHDDGSETAVELRESDAFVRHAYLPGVMPGQRYGFRVHGPYAPERGLRCNSAKLLLDPYARAISGSVQWGEEVYGYHFDDPGRRNDLDSAPHTMTSVVVNPYFDWGDDRSPRTEYHHTVIYEAHVKGLTMRHPALPEELRGTYAGLAHPAIIEHLTELGVTALELMPVHQFVNDHRLVDMGLNNYWGYNTIGFFAPHNAYASWGDRGQQVLEFKSAVKALHEAGIEVILDVVYNHTAEGNHLGPTLSFKGLDNPSYYRLADDPQYYMDTTGTGNSLLMRSPHVLQMIMDSLRYWVTEMHVDGFRFDLAATLARQFHEVDRLSSFFDLVQQDPVVSQVKLIAEPWDVGEGGYQVGNFPPLWTEWNGKYRDTVRDLWRGEPRTLAEFASRLTGSSDLYQDDGRRPLASINFVTCHDGFTLHDLVSYNEKHNEANGEDNRDGESHNRSWNCGAEGDTDDPDVLRLRARQMRNFIATLMLSQGVPMISHGDELARTQRGNNNAYCQDSELAWVDWPDEDAEGDEGDLRRQLLEFTRAMVWLRKDHPVFRRRRFFHGRPVEGTHDDLSDIAWFTPEGGEMTQRDWESARASALTVFLNGNAISEPGQRGERITDDSFLLMFNASPRPLDFVVPVDHGAQWQVVVDTARADGVPPGTGPKVSAGTRLTLADRSLTVLQRPA, encoded by the coding sequence ATGCAGGTCTGGCCTGGCGAGGCGTATCCGCTCGGTGCCACGTACGACGGCGCCGGAACGAACTTCGCGGTCTTCACGGAGGCCGCGGACCGAGTAGAGCTGTGTCTGCTGCACGACGACGGCTCCGAGACCGCGGTCGAACTGCGGGAGAGCGACGCGTTCGTGCGGCACGCGTACCTGCCCGGGGTCATGCCCGGGCAGCGGTACGGCTTCCGTGTGCACGGGCCGTACGCACCCGAACGGGGGCTGCGCTGCAACTCCGCGAAACTGCTGCTCGATCCGTACGCGCGTGCGATCAGCGGCTCCGTCCAGTGGGGGGAGGAGGTGTACGGCTACCACTTCGACGACCCCGGACGGCGCAACGACCTGGACTCGGCGCCGCACACGATGACGTCGGTCGTGGTCAACCCCTACTTCGACTGGGGGGACGACCGGAGCCCCCGGACGGAGTACCACCACACGGTGATCTACGAGGCCCACGTCAAGGGCCTCACCATGCGCCACCCGGCGCTGCCCGAGGAGCTGCGCGGCACCTACGCGGGCCTGGCGCACCCCGCGATCATCGAGCACCTGACCGAGCTGGGCGTCACCGCGCTGGAGCTGATGCCGGTGCACCAGTTCGTCAACGACCACCGGCTGGTCGACATGGGCCTCAACAACTACTGGGGCTACAACACGATCGGCTTCTTCGCCCCGCACAACGCCTACGCGTCCTGGGGCGACCGGGGCCAGCAGGTGCTGGAGTTCAAGTCGGCGGTGAAGGCGCTGCACGAGGCCGGCATCGAGGTGATCCTCGACGTGGTCTACAACCACACCGCCGAGGGCAACCACCTGGGCCCCACCCTGTCCTTCAAGGGCCTCGACAACCCCTCGTACTACCGGCTGGCCGACGACCCGCAGTACTACATGGACACCACGGGCACCGGGAACTCGCTGCTGATGCGGTCCCCGCACGTGCTCCAGATGATCATGGACTCGCTGCGGTACTGGGTCACCGAGATGCACGTCGACGGCTTCCGCTTCGACCTCGCGGCCACCCTGGCCCGGCAGTTCCACGAGGTGGACCGGCTGTCGTCGTTCTTCGACCTGGTGCAGCAGGACCCGGTGGTGTCCCAGGTGAAGCTGATCGCCGAGCCCTGGGACGTCGGCGAGGGCGGCTACCAGGTGGGCAACTTCCCGCCGCTGTGGACCGAGTGGAACGGCAAGTACCGCGACACCGTGCGGGACCTGTGGCGGGGCGAGCCGCGCACGCTCGCGGAGTTCGCGTCCCGGCTCACCGGTTCCTCCGACCTCTACCAGGACGACGGACGGCGCCCGCTCGCCTCGATCAACTTCGTCACCTGCCACGACGGCTTCACCCTGCACGACCTGGTGTCGTACAACGAGAAGCACAACGAGGCCAACGGCGAGGACAACCGGGACGGCGAGAGCCACAACCGGTCCTGGAACTGCGGGGCCGAGGGCGACACCGACGACCCGGACGTGCTGCGGCTGCGGGCCCGGCAGATGCGGAACTTCATCGCCACGCTGATGCTCTCCCAGGGCGTGCCCATGATCAGCCACGGCGACGAGCTGGCCCGCACCCAGCGCGGCAACAACAACGCCTACTGCCAGGACAGTGAGCTGGCCTGGGTCGACTGGCCGGACGAGGACGCCGAGGGGGACGAGGGGGACCTCCGCCGGCAGCTGCTGGAGTTCACGCGCGCGATGGTGTGGCTGCGCAAGGACCACCCGGTCTTCCGGCGGCGCCGCTTCTTCCACGGCCGGCCCGTGGAGGGCACCCACGACGACCTCTCCGACATCGCCTGGTTCACCCCCGAGGGCGGCGAGATGACCCAGCGGGACTGGGAGTCGGCCCGGGCGTCGGCGCTGACCGTGTTCCTCAACGGCAACGCCATCTCCGAGCCGGGGCAGCGCGGGGAGCGGATCACCGACGACTCGTTCCTGCTGATGTTCAACGCCTCCCCCAGGCCGCTGGACTTCGTGGTGCCGGTGGACCACGGCGCGCAGTGGCAGGTGGTGGTGGACACCGCCCGCGCGGACGGCGTGCCCCCGGGCACGGGTCCGAAGGTCTCCGCGGGCACACGGCTGACGCTCGCCGACCGGAGCCTGACGGTGCTGCAGCGGCCGGCGTGA
- the treY gene encoding malto-oligosyltrehalose synthase, with translation MTPERPDPAVPTATYRLQLQPGFPFAAAAEAVPYLASLGVSHLHLSPVLEAVPGSQHGYDVVDHARVREELGGEEGLRELSRTARRHGLGLVVDIVPNHMAMSPRHNPALWEVLRDGPSSRRARWFDIDWEAQGGQVLLPVLGGPLGEEADRLKVDGDVLRYYDHAFPLREGTASLPLPQLLDAQWYRPVWWRLARTELNYRRFFSISELIGVRVEDPEVFEATHAKILELLHEGVVDGLRVDHPDGLAEPGGYLRRLHEATGGRWTVVEKILADGEALPASWPVAGTTGYDALRHVDGLFTDPDGSGALLDRYRAFAAPRTDLGGDWEATVRRAAYQVLTHELAAETDRLTRVASRLCATAPETALRDRAPWALRTALTELLVRLEVYRPYSPEDAVSVVTEEAAAQARRAFAVPEEAGAVDVVRDLLLGRYGDGPAHVEFRTRFAQTASALRAKSVEDTAFYRYVPLLSATEVGGEPGDPAVPPERFHAYCARVQRDWPATGTVLSTHDAKRSADVRAALHVLTECPERWADVLTDVTRAGEDVADPQLAWAAWQTVFGLGPADEERVRAALLKHVREAGLFTSWTEQQPPYEEAVARFVTAGPCGVPGRRVAELREALEPHIRANVLGAALVHLTMPGVPDVYQGTEHEYRALVDPDNRRPPRFGEDGGDKEAVTRAALALRARRPEVFGTTASYEPLTAEGPAADHCLAFSRSGEVITAVTRLSLRLAETGGWRDTRLPLPPGRWADVREPGREFGGEAPVAELFASLPVVLLERLPD, from the coding sequence ATGACCCCTGAGCGTCCTGACCCGGCGGTGCCCACGGCGACCTACCGGCTGCAGCTCCAGCCCGGCTTCCCGTTCGCGGCGGCGGCCGAGGCCGTGCCGTACCTGGCCTCGCTCGGCGTGTCCCATCTGCATCTGTCGCCCGTCCTGGAGGCGGTGCCCGGCTCCCAGCACGGCTACGACGTGGTGGACCACGCGCGCGTACGGGAGGAGCTGGGCGGTGAGGAGGGGCTGCGGGAGCTGTCCCGCACCGCGCGGCGGCACGGCCTGGGGCTGGTGGTGGACATCGTCCCGAACCACATGGCGATGTCCCCGCGCCACAATCCGGCGCTGTGGGAGGTGCTGCGCGACGGGCCGTCCTCGCGCCGCGCCCGCTGGTTCGACATCGACTGGGAGGCGCAGGGCGGGCAGGTGCTGCTGCCGGTGCTCGGCGGACCGCTCGGCGAGGAGGCGGACCGGCTGAAGGTCGACGGGGACGTGCTGCGCTACTACGACCACGCCTTCCCCCTGCGCGAGGGCACCGCCTCCCTGCCGTTGCCGCAACTGCTGGACGCGCAGTGGTACCGGCCGGTGTGGTGGCGGCTGGCCCGCACGGAGCTGAACTACCGGAGGTTCTTCAGCATCTCCGAGCTGATCGGGGTGCGGGTGGAGGACCCCGAGGTGTTCGAGGCGACGCACGCGAAGATCCTCGAGCTGCTCCACGAGGGCGTGGTCGACGGGCTGCGCGTCGACCACCCGGACGGGCTCGCCGAACCCGGCGGCTATCTGCGGCGGCTGCACGAGGCGACGGGCGGCCGCTGGACGGTGGTGGAGAAGATCCTCGCCGACGGCGAGGCCCTGCCCGCCTCCTGGCCGGTCGCCGGCACCACCGGCTACGACGCCCTGCGTCACGTCGACGGGCTGTTCACCGACCCGGACGGGTCCGGGGCGCTGCTGGACCGCTACCGGGCCTTCGCCGCCCCGCGGACCGACCTGGGCGGCGACTGGGAGGCCACGGTGCGGCGGGCCGCGTACCAGGTGCTCACGCACGAGCTGGCCGCCGAGACCGACCGGCTCACCCGGGTGGCGAGCCGGCTGTGCGCGACCGCCCCGGAGACCGCGCTGCGCGACCGCGCGCCCTGGGCGCTGCGCACCGCCCTGACGGAGCTGCTGGTGCGGCTGGAGGTGTACCGGCCCTACTCCCCCGAGGACGCGGTGTCGGTGGTGACCGAGGAGGCCGCGGCTCAGGCCCGGCGCGCGTTCGCCGTCCCGGAGGAGGCGGGCGCGGTGGACGTCGTACGCGATCTGCTGCTCGGGCGGTACGGGGACGGTCCCGCGCACGTGGAGTTCCGCACCCGGTTCGCGCAGACGGCGTCGGCGCTGCGGGCCAAGTCCGTGGAGGACACGGCGTTCTACCGCTACGTGCCGCTGCTGTCGGCGACGGAGGTGGGCGGCGAACCGGGCGACCCCGCGGTGCCGCCGGAGCGGTTCCACGCGTACTGCGCGCGCGTGCAGCGCGACTGGCCGGCCACGGGGACGGTGCTGTCCACGCACGACGCCAAGCGCAGCGCCGACGTGCGGGCGGCGCTGCACGTGCTCACCGAGTGCCCGGAGCGCTGGGCCGACGTCCTCACGGACGTGACCCGCGCCGGGGAGGACGTGGCCGACCCGCAGCTCGCCTGGGCGGCCTGGCAGACGGTGTTCGGGCTGGGTCCCGCCGACGAGGAGCGGGTGCGGGCGGCGCTGCTGAAGCATGTGCGCGAGGCGGGTCTGTTCACCAGCTGGACCGAGCAGCAGCCGCCGTACGAGGAGGCGGTGGCGCGGTTCGTGACGGCGGGGCCGTGCGGGGTGCCGGGCCGGAGGGTGGCGGAGCTGCGTGAGGCGCTGGAGCCGCACATCCGGGCGAACGTGCTGGGCGCGGCGCTGGTGCACCTGACGATGCCGGGCGTGCCCGACGTCTACCAGGGCACCGAGCACGAGTACCGGGCGCTGGTGGACCCGGACAACCGGCGGCCCCCGCGGTTCGGCGAGGACGGCGGTGACAAGGAGGCGGTGACCCGGGCGGCGCTGGCCCTGCGGGCGCGGCGGCCGGAGGTCTTCGGCACGACGGCGTCGTACGAGCCTCTGACCGCCGAGGGCCCGGCGGCGGACCACTGCCTGGCGTTCTCCCGCTCGGGCGAGGTGATCACCGCGGTGACCCGCCTCTCCCTGCGCCTCGCGGAGACGGGCGGCTGGCGCGACACCCGGCTGCCGCTGCCGCCGGGGCGGTGGGCGGATGTGCGGGAGCCGGGGCGGGAATTCGGCGGTGAAGCGCCCGTGGCGGAGCTGTTCGCGTCGCTGCCGGTGGTTCTGCTGGAGCGGTTGCCGGACTGA